TGGAGTCTTCCTAGCTGTGCTGGAAATCAGGTAAATTTGGTGCCCTTATAAATCATGTAActactttattttacttgtactGATATTGAAACATTGGGCAGCTGAGAAATGTAACTCGCAAACTTGAATTCGATCTTCATAGCAGTAAGAAGCGGTTTGCAGAACTTGCTGAGCAGTGTGAATCGTTAAAGAAGGGGCGAGAGGCATCTGTGAgcatccttaaagaccctatatGCCTTACCAGGGTTTGAACTAGTTTATAGAAATGAACTCTTAGGTTATTATTTGTCTGACATGTTAGCATTTTCCAGGATGAAAGAGAGGAGGCTTTAAATGAGTTGAAATCCATTCAGCAAAAGCATACTGAGCTGAAGGTTGTTAAATGATTTGGCATTCCTTAATGCAGCCAAGGATTCTAACTTTGCTTTGAGTTTCTAATTgcattttgttattatttttaggaAGAAATGGAACAATATGCGGACAATGATCCAGCTGCCTTTGAAGCAATGAGTTCAGACTTTCTTCTTAGGCCTAAACTCTAGATACTGTTAATTGATGCTTGATACTAGATAGCTTCTTTGTTATGCATACTAATTGTGGTTATTACACCGGCAGGAAATGCAATTGAAGTTGCTCATTCAGCAGCTAACAGATGGACAGGTATTTAATTCATGCATTGTTTCTTTTTAGCAAATTTTAAGCCCAGTTTTTCCCACTAAGAATATGTTGTGTTCAGGAATTCAATATCTAGTCACATTCTTTTCTCTTTTTGATACTTACTGACTTTAACTCTGCAGACAACATCTTCACACTGCGCCAGTGGTGCTCAAACAATTTCCCTCAGGCCAAAGAGGAGCTTGACAACTTGTACAAGGAGGTACATCAGCTAATTTATCGTTCTCTTCATATTTGTTGTGCTCCAAATTTAATATTGCCGTTAAGCTTAAATCTGTAAAAAGTTCAACTCAAACAATTTTTTGGTCTATTCCAATGCTA
This genomic interval from Humulus lupulus chromosome 8, drHumLupu1.1, whole genome shotgun sequence contains the following:
- the LOC133797158 gene encoding meiotic nuclear division protein 1 homolog; the encoded protein is MSKKRGLSLEEKREKILQIFYDSQDFFLLKELEKLGPKKGVITQSVKDVVQSLVDDDLVSKDKIGTSVYFWSLPSCAGNQLRNVTRKLEFDLHSSKKRFAELAEQCESLKKGREASDEREEALNELKSIQQKHTELKEEMEQYADNDPAAFEAMRNAIEVAHSAANRWTDNIFTLRQWCSNNFPQAKEELDNLYKEVGITDDFDYFELSSIPFSSVTD